A region of Flavobacterium album DNA encodes the following proteins:
- a CDS encoding RagB/SusD family nutrient uptake outer membrane protein codes for MKNYIKIGLLCGIITLAGCEDELTKDPVGLTTLEQANTTPTLATIETSVRSSYDLLSNRLNILAQWDWGGGLVFQNDYVMQDVASDDMEKKWNPDGDQPWIDDLNNFTFTSTNGGPNGLWKYDYEGIKRINIAIFHLTNPDIEAITGITPERKNQLLGEAYFLRSYYYFSLVTNFGDVPLILRPVQTYQEAFEVAVREDKAVVWNQIKGDLALAKGLLPNSKFSSDTEKWRVSKGAVIALQAKAELYTENWSAVPSLVDELAPLGFSLNANYFDSFSTEFTDNEVIFAFDHQTNATPTKRGNGICAPLGWGFFAPSADFLASFEPNDPRLLYTVDVAHQNVNKMLGSLDGTNKGNDDAPNNKIYIRYADALLWKAEALNEQGDHAGAIAIINQIRSRARNTVTATGDFAPAGTLPDRPASTDGATVKGWLISERRAELGFENQRMLDLKRWGIAKQVMTAHGKNFQDRHYLYPIPQSEIDASAGTLTQNEGY; via the coding sequence ATGAAAAATTATATTAAAATTGGACTGCTATGTGGCATCATCACACTTGCCGGCTGCGAGGATGAGCTAACGAAGGACCCTGTAGGGCTAACAACTTTAGAGCAAGCTAACACTACCCCAACGCTTGCAACGATAGAAACGTCTGTGCGCTCTTCTTATGACCTGCTGTCGAACAGGCTTAATATCCTTGCCCAATGGGATTGGGGCGGAGGACTTGTATTCCAGAACGATTACGTGATGCAGGATGTGGCATCGGATGATATGGAAAAGAAATGGAATCCTGATGGCGACCAGCCCTGGATCGACGACCTGAACAACTTCACTTTCACCTCGACAAACGGTGGCCCGAACGGCTTATGGAAGTATGATTATGAGGGTATCAAGAGGATCAATATCGCAATATTCCACCTCACAAATCCGGATATCGAAGCTATTACCGGAATTACCCCTGAAAGAAAGAACCAATTATTGGGTGAAGCCTATTTCCTGAGGTCTTACTACTATTTTTCACTTGTAACAAACTTTGGGGATGTTCCTCTTATCTTAAGGCCGGTACAAACCTACCAGGAAGCCTTTGAGGTAGCTGTAAGGGAAGACAAAGCAGTAGTGTGGAACCAGATAAAAGGAGACCTTGCCCTGGCGAAAGGCTTGCTGCCAAACAGTAAATTCTCATCGGATACCGAAAAATGGAGAGTGTCTAAAGGCGCAGTTATTGCACTGCAGGCAAAAGCCGAATTGTATACCGAAAATTGGAGCGCTGTTCCATCATTGGTTGACGAACTGGCTCCACTTGGGTTTAGCCTGAATGCTAATTATTTTGACAGTTTCAGCACTGAATTTACCGATAACGAAGTGATTTTTGCTTTTGACCACCAGACCAATGCCACGCCTACAAAAAGAGGTAACGGCATCTGTGCGCCGCTGGGATGGGGATTCTTCGCGCCAAGCGCCGATTTCCTGGCTTCTTTTGAACCGAACGACCCAAGGTTATTGTATACGGTGGATGTTGCTCACCAAAACGTGAATAAAATGCTTGGAAGCCTTGACGGTACTAATAAAGGTAATGACGATGCGCCGAACAACAAGATCTACATTCGCTATGCCGATGCCCTGCTTTGGAAAGCCGAAGCTTTGAACGAGCAGGGAGACCACGCCGGCGCTATTGCTATCATTAACCAGATCAGGAGCAGGGCAAGGAATACGGTTACCGCTACAGGTGACTTTGCTCCTGCAGGAACATTGCCGGACAGGCCTGCATCTACTGACGGGGCTACTGTAAAAGGCTGGCTGATATCGGAACGCAGGGCCGAACTTGGCTTTGAGAACCAGAGGATGCTTGACCTGAAACGCTGGGGCATTGCAAAACAGGTGATGACGGCCCACGGAAAAAACTTCCAGGACAGGCACTACCTATACCCTATTCCACAATCTGAGATTGACGCTTCTGCCGGAACGCTTACGCAAAACGAAGGCTATTAA
- a CDS encoding glycoside hydrolase family 130 protein, with protein MKDIAKRFVENPLLSPQDLAPSTEGLEITCLLNPGAFTFQGKTWLIVRVAERPKQKDGIISFPVLTNTGGIEIMEIETSHPELIATDARVINYIGNDYLTTLSHLRLLCSDDGINFYEPEGYPALVGEGIMETFGIEDCRVAEIDGTYYLTFTSVSPNGVGVGLRTTKDWKNFEKHGLIFPAHNKDCAIFEEKINGLFYAIHRPSSVDIGGNYIWIASSPDGIHWGDHKCIIKTRKGHWDSKRVGGGAAPIKTEKGWLEIYHGANEHHQYCLGAFLMDLNDPSKVISRTEDPIMMPLEEYELKGFFGHVVFTNGHIVEPDGDTVNVYYGAADEFVCAAKFSIKEILSLLK; from the coding sequence ATGAAAGACATTGCAAAACGCTTTGTTGAGAATCCCCTATTGTCTCCACAGGACCTGGCGCCAAGTACAGAAGGGCTTGAAATTACCTGCCTGTTAAATCCGGGCGCATTTACCTTCCAGGGAAAGACCTGGCTAATCGTGCGGGTCGCAGAGAGGCCCAAACAAAAAGACGGTATCATTTCCTTTCCGGTACTTACCAATACAGGAGGAATTGAGATCATGGAAATAGAAACATCGCACCCTGAGCTCATTGCTACTGATGCCAGGGTAATCAATTATATAGGAAACGACTACCTCACTACCCTCTCGCACCTGCGCCTGCTTTGCAGTGACGACGGCATCAATTTTTATGAGCCTGAAGGTTACCCGGCACTGGTTGGCGAAGGCATTATGGAAACATTCGGTATCGAGGATTGCCGTGTAGCTGAGATAGACGGTACGTATTACCTGACGTTTACTTCTGTTTCTCCGAATGGCGTTGGCGTTGGCCTGCGCACTACAAAAGACTGGAAAAATTTTGAAAAGCACGGGCTTATATTCCCCGCACACAATAAAGACTGTGCCATATTTGAAGAGAAGATAAATGGTCTGTTTTATGCAATCCACCGCCCGAGCAGCGTGGATATCGGCGGTAACTATATATGGATCGCTTCTTCACCCGACGGTATCCATTGGGGCGACCACAAATGCATTATTAAAACACGAAAAGGCCACTGGGACAGCAAAAGGGTTGGCGGTGGCGCTGCGCCTATCAAAACCGAAAAAGGCTGGCTCGAAATATACCATGGCGCCAACGAACACCACCAGTACTGCCTGGGTGCTTTCTTAATGGATTTGAATGACCCTTCAAAAGTGATTTCAAGAACCGAAGACCCTATAATGATGCCACTGGAAGAATATGAGCTGAAAGGCTTCTTTGGGCATGTGGTATTTACCAACGGCCATATCGTTGAGCCGGATGGCGACACGGTAAACGTTTATTATGGTGCGGCCGACGAATTTGTATGTGCAGCGAAATTTTCTATCAAAGAAATACTCTCACTTTTAAAATAG
- a CDS encoding MFS transporter translates to MLKKLSSEFSHFRSQSHNFKILVLTNMVYALVQPVIDIFVAAYIMRNSDDTSKVVIYQLAIYTGIPLTFLLNGFLLKYFNIRKLYSTGMMLSGVSMVIMMSLKTLDLTGIAIAGITMGLSFGLYWANRDYLAISITNDENRNYYYGLETFIYTIIAIAVPATIGWFIQSKTGESEKHNAYLIITGVVFIITMIASMVCFRGKFENPVQKKYIFFKFHPLWYKLLSLAMFKGLAQGFLVTAPAMLIFKILGEEGALGNAQSIGAILAAIIIYFIGRFSKPSDRIKTFSAGLILFALGACLNGALFDQTSVIIFLLLLLIAKPLMDLAYYPIQLRVIDIVSHIEKRGEFAYILNHESGLYLGRLLGAGTFLVLYFVISEDFALRYAIGIIALLQLCSIFISKKIIAQGNSIAPEKNDIEEPKVLEETAANLV, encoded by the coding sequence ATGCTAAAGAAACTTAGTTCGGAGTTCAGCCATTTTAGAAGCCAGAGCCATAATTTCAAAATACTGGTTCTCACCAACATGGTCTATGCGCTGGTACAGCCGGTGATCGATATTTTTGTGGCGGCTTATATCATGAGAAATTCTGATGATACGTCGAAGGTCGTTATTTACCAGTTGGCTATCTATACAGGCATCCCGCTTACTTTCCTGCTGAACGGATTTTTGCTGAAATATTTTAATATACGCAAGCTATATTCTACAGGGATGATGCTCAGCGGTGTTTCGATGGTCATAATGATGTCACTGAAGACCCTTGACCTGACCGGGATAGCCATTGCGGGCATTACCATGGGGCTGTCATTCGGGTTGTACTGGGCTAACAGGGATTACCTTGCGATCTCGATCACCAATGATGAGAACCGCAACTATTATTATGGGCTCGAGACTTTCATTTACACGATTATTGCCATAGCCGTGCCTGCCACGATCGGGTGGTTCATCCAGTCGAAAACAGGCGAATCTGAAAAGCACAATGCCTATCTTATCATTACTGGGGTTGTATTTATCATTACCATGATCGCCTCTATGGTTTGCTTCAGGGGCAAGTTTGAAAACCCTGTCCAGAAAAAGTATATTTTCTTTAAGTTCCATCCGCTTTGGTACAAATTATTGTCGCTTGCCATGTTCAAGGGCCTTGCACAGGGCTTTTTGGTGACAGCGCCGGCAATGCTTATCTTTAAGATTTTAGGTGAGGAAGGCGCTCTTGGCAATGCGCAGTCGATTGGTGCCATCCTTGCCGCCATTATTATTTATTTTATCGGGCGTTTCTCCAAGCCGTCCGACAGGATCAAGACGTTTTCGGCAGGGCTAATCCTGTTTGCATTGGGCGCATGCCTTAATGGCGCATTGTTCGACCAGACCAGCGTTATAATATTCCTGCTGCTGCTGCTTATCGCAAAACCACTGATGGACCTGGCCTACTACCCTATCCAGCTTCGTGTTATCGATATCGTATCGCACATCGAAAAAAGGGGCGAGTTTGCTTACATACTGAATCATGAGTCGGGCTTATACCTTGGCAGGCTTTTGGGCGCTGGCACGTTTTTGGTTTTGTACTTTGTGATCTCCGAAGATTTTGCGCTTCGTTATGCCATCGGTATCATTGCATTGCTCCAGTTATGCTCTATATTTATAAGCAAAAAGATAATTGCACAGGGCAACAGCATAGCTCCTGAAAAAAACGACATAGAAGAGCCGAAAGTACTGGAAGAAACTGCTGCCAACCTTGTTTAA
- a CDS encoding alpha-glucosidase, with protein sequence MPSFADSGGDGYGDFKGITGKLGYLQEMGIGSVWLTPFLSSPKVDNGYDVADYYAIDPAYGTMADFKTFLEEAHRKDIKVIMDLVLNHTSTQCKWFQEAKKSKDNPYRDYYIWKDKPNNWESFFGGPAWELDPVTNQYYYHKFDVTMADLNWSNPKVIVEVQNILKFWLDAGVDGFRLDVINFLNTDGITQDNPVKDGKQQHLYDIDQEGVKNAMRVIKSTVNAYGNRFIVGEIGSDKIEVLKQYQAEDLLDVVFNFNFGSIPSFSAERIFNELQSMEKEMSSYPTLFFGSHDMPRMIDRLAGGDPEKATALAALMLTAKGVPFIYYGEEIGMHNIIAKNFEEIADIQAKTAYRLAVEKGKTPAEALVEANAQNRDKSRSPMQWNAQEFAGFSTAKSWIKINPDYKEVNVEILSKKKNSIFSEYKKLIALRNSEKALQYGQYKKLEYKENRIFFTRSFENEEVTVILNFGTKTTVKLPAGARLLIGNTDLKPNGYIIYKTTRH encoded by the coding sequence ATGCCCAGCTTTGCAGACAGCGGTGGGGACGGCTATGGTGATTTCAAAGGAATCACCGGCAAACTGGGCTATTTGCAGGAAATGGGGATCGGAAGTGTTTGGCTGACCCCATTCCTGTCTTCTCCTAAGGTAGATAACGGCTATGACGTTGCCGATTATTATGCCATCGACCCTGCCTACGGGACTATGGCCGACTTTAAAACTTTTCTGGAAGAAGCTCATAGAAAGGATATCAAAGTAATCATGGATCTGGTACTGAACCACACCTCAACACAATGCAAATGGTTTCAGGAAGCGAAGAAATCTAAAGACAATCCGTATCGCGATTATTATATCTGGAAAGATAAGCCCAACAATTGGGAGTCGTTCTTTGGAGGGCCTGCATGGGAATTGGATCCTGTTACCAACCAATATTATTACCACAAGTTTGATGTTACGATGGCCGACCTCAACTGGTCGAACCCTAAGGTTATAGTCGAAGTACAAAATATACTGAAGTTCTGGCTTGATGCCGGTGTCGACGGCTTCCGGCTCGATGTGATAAACTTCCTGAACACGGATGGCATCACGCAGGATAACCCGGTAAAAGACGGAAAGCAGCAGCACCTGTACGACATTGACCAGGAGGGCGTAAAAAATGCCATGCGGGTTATAAAATCGACAGTGAATGCATACGGTAACCGTTTTATTGTAGGTGAAATTGGCAGTGACAAGATCGAAGTGTTGAAACAATACCAGGCGGAAGACCTGCTCGATGTGGTTTTCAATTTTAATTTCGGGAGCATTCCCTCTTTTTCTGCGGAAAGGATTTTTAACGAGCTTCAAAGCATGGAAAAGGAAATGAGCAGCTACCCTACCCTGTTTTTCGGGAGCCACGACATGCCGCGGATGATCGACAGGTTAGCGGGTGGAGACCCTGAAAAAGCAACCGCGCTTGCTGCACTGATGCTTACAGCAAAGGGAGTTCCTTTTATTTATTATGGCGAAGAGATTGGGATGCATAATATCATTGCCAAAAACTTTGAGGAAATAGCAGATATACAAGCGAAAACGGCTTACAGGCTAGCTGTTGAAAAAGGGAAGACACCCGCTGAAGCATTGGTTGAAGCCAATGCCCAAAACCGCGACAAATCCCGCAGCCCGATGCAATGGAATGCACAGGAGTTTGCCGGATTCTCAACCGCGAAAAGCTGGATAAAGATAAATCCTGATTATAAGGAAGTCAATGTAGAAATTCTGTCAAAGAAGAAAAACTCAATATTTTCTGAATACAAAAAACTAATTGCTTTACGAAATTCTGAAAAAGCACTGCAATACGGGCAATACAAAAAACTGGAATATAAAGAGAATCGGATCTTTTTTACACGAAGTTTTGAAAATGAAGAGGTTACCGTGATCCTTAACTTTGGGACAAAAACTACAGTAAAGCTTCCGGCAGGCGCCAGATTATTGATTGGAAATACTGACCTGAAACCGAATGGGTATATCATTTATAAGACTACACGACATTAA
- a CDS encoding class I SAM-dependent methyltransferase, with protein sequence MQTARSFYNRITFLYPVINVFLAGQRKVLIREVNKCPPGTLLEIGVGTGSHLPMYVCHDITGIDISEAMLNRGKRFESSTIKLMVMDGEDLSFPDASFEYVVMSHVLAVAKDPDRLLEQVHRVLKPGGKLFILNHFTPDNGLQYIDRAFHPVSSLFHFKSLFRWREIEGLQQFSLVKQTGLGTGSYYKLLIFSRP encoded by the coding sequence ATGCAAACGGCACGTAGCTTTTATAACCGCATAACTTTTCTATACCCTGTGATAAACGTTTTTTTAGCAGGCCAGAGAAAAGTCCTGATCCGTGAAGTGAACAAATGTCCTCCCGGTACCCTGCTGGAAATAGGTGTGGGTACCGGTTCGCACCTGCCTATGTATGTTTGCCACGATATTACAGGCATCGATATTTCTGAAGCCATGCTGAATAGGGGAAAACGTTTTGAAAGCAGCACTATTAAGCTTATGGTTATGGATGGTGAGGATCTTTCGTTCCCCGATGCTTCTTTCGAATATGTGGTGATGTCGCATGTACTGGCTGTTGCCAAAGATCCCGACAGGCTATTGGAACAAGTACACAGGGTACTGAAGCCCGGCGGAAAGTTGTTCATCCTGAATCATTTTACGCCGGATAACGGATTGCAATATATCGACAGGGCTTTTCATCCGGTATCTTCACTCTTTCATTTTAAGTCACTGTTCCGTTGGCGGGAAATTGAAGGGCTGCAGCAATTTTCTCTGGTAAAACAAACAGGGCTGGGGACCGGCTCTTATTATAAACTCCTTATTTTTTCCAGGCCTTGA
- a CDS encoding oxygenase MpaB family protein, with product METEYFVQKDSIVRQIWGNSDNILFIFAGASAEFALNKAVDWLYFTGKLPADPLGRLFSTVSYARSIIFSDKQAALKAIDTIAAIHAAVEAKRGMGIPDWAYRDVLFMLIDYSVRSFEVLERKLNKDEKQEVFDVFYRVGDRMGLKGLPETFQEWQIMRLHHMDHDMQHSIYTDDLFRQYRKHLGLVRYRILLESQSLIAPQIVREFLGFRRMSLLRPFIGTYKLARYLKADGILKAMIQPSKYKNDLKALDVEPRGRKCPFHFKLS from the coding sequence ATGGAAACGGAATATTTTGTACAAAAGGATTCGATAGTACGGCAGATATGGGGCAACAGCGATAATATCCTCTTTATATTCGCAGGCGCTTCGGCAGAGTTTGCGCTCAACAAGGCGGTCGACTGGCTGTACTTTACCGGCAAGCTGCCTGCCGATCCGCTGGGGAGACTTTTCTCTACGGTTTCCTACGCCCGGTCAATAATTTTTTCCGATAAACAGGCCGCCCTGAAAGCTATCGACACCATTGCGGCAATACATGCCGCAGTAGAGGCAAAGCGAGGTATGGGCATTCCTGACTGGGCTTACAGGGATGTGCTGTTTATGCTAATCGATTATTCAGTGAGGTCGTTTGAAGTGCTCGAGCGCAAATTAAATAAAGACGAAAAGCAGGAAGTTTTCGATGTGTTTTACAGGGTAGGGGACCGGATGGGATTGAAAGGCCTGCCGGAAACTTTCCAAGAATGGCAAATAATGCGCCTGCATCACATGGACCATGACATGCAGCACAGCATTTATACGGACGACCTGTTCCGACAATACCGCAAGCATCTTGGGCTTGTGCGTTATCGTATACTATTAGAGTCACAATCGCTGATAGCGCCGCAAATAGTACGTGAGTTCCTTGGCTTTAGAAGAATGTCGCTGCTGAGGCCTTTTATTGGTACTTATAAGCTGGCGAGATACCTGAAAGCCGACGGGATATTGAAAGCCATGATCCAGCCTTCGAAATATAAGAACGACCTGAAAGCGCTGGATGTTGAACCAAGAGGGCGCAAGTGTCCTTTTCACTTTAAACTTTCTTAA
- a CDS encoding winged helix-turn-helix domain-containing protein, which produces MKISVNGLHKAFESRIRLGIMSALAVNDALDFNALKEYLDVTDGNLASHLKALEKEEFIAVEKSFVGRKPNTKYVMTKEGRTAFLEHLRILENLVKSHK; this is translated from the coding sequence GTGAAAATTTCAGTAAATGGATTACATAAGGCATTCGAGAGCCGCATCAGGCTGGGAATCATGTCAGCGCTGGCTGTTAATGATGCCCTCGACTTCAATGCCCTTAAGGAATACCTGGATGTGACCGACGGCAACCTTGCCAGCCACCTGAAAGCGTTGGAAAAAGAAGAATTCATTGCTGTAGAAAAATCATTCGTAGGCAGGAAGCCCAATACCAAATATGTTATGACCAAAGAGGGCAGGACGGCATTCCTGGAGCACCTGAGGATACTTGAAAATTTAGTGAAGTCACATAAATAA
- a CDS encoding SPFH domain-containing protein yields MTTIILNYWWAIPVILCVLGYKFVLRVFFGMVIVPEDKIGLVTKKFVLFGEGKSMPDSRIVATKGEAGFQAQTLAPGLYWMKWIWQYSIDMTPFTIIPEGKIGLILSKDGKEIPTGRILARRVECDNFQDAAAFLDNGGQKGRQTAFVTTGSYRINTFLFEVVITEQIKIWENMVGVVTALDGEPIPIGQIAGKFIEGHNNFQDLNEFLDKGGNRGLQPQVMLAGSYYLNTWGVQIEQIPMTDVPIGYVGVVISYIGEDGIDVTGETFKHGNIVSKGDRGVWVEPLGPGKYAINTYTTKLEPVPTTNLVLNWANARSESHNLDKNLSTITVRSKDGFPFNLDVAQIIHVPANEAPKVIARFGSMTNLVSQVLEPTIGNYFRNSAQDSDVISFLSTRKERQESAKNHIKAVLDEYNVNAVDTLIGDIVPPESLMKTLTDRKIAEEEQKTYQTQRMAQEQRQGVEKETAIADMQKEIVRASQSVEIAQRTADATVKKAEGDATSLKLNVNAEAEATKMRANAEAEATKARAGAQAEATKLTASAEAERISKTGLAEAEKIMAIGKSTAEAYQLQVSAMGGDNFTRYKITEEIGKGNIKVIPDVMISGNGGADNPLSGMLGLKLMEMMDNGKKDKPDPEMN; encoded by the coding sequence ATGACAACAATTATTCTAAATTACTGGTGGGCAATTCCGGTAATTTTATGTGTTTTAGGGTACAAATTCGTACTACGTGTTTTTTTCGGAATGGTAATAGTGCCTGAAGATAAGATCGGGCTGGTTACCAAAAAGTTCGTTTTGTTCGGGGAAGGAAAGTCCATGCCCGACAGCCGCATTGTGGCAACCAAGGGAGAAGCAGGTTTCCAGGCGCAAACGCTCGCTCCCGGCCTGTACTGGATGAAATGGATATGGCAGTACAGCATTGACATGACACCGTTCACCATTATCCCGGAAGGCAAGATAGGCCTTATCCTGAGCAAGGACGGTAAAGAGATACCTACAGGCCGCATTTTGGCACGAAGGGTGGAATGCGATAACTTCCAGGATGCCGCGGCATTTTTGGATAACGGCGGGCAAAAAGGCCGACAGACAGCTTTTGTCACCACAGGTTCCTACAGGATTAATACCTTTTTGTTTGAAGTCGTAATTACAGAACAGATAAAAATATGGGAAAATATGGTGGGTGTGGTTACCGCCCTTGACGGTGAGCCGATACCTATCGGGCAGATAGCAGGTAAATTTATTGAGGGGCACAACAACTTCCAGGATTTAAACGAATTCCTTGATAAAGGCGGCAACAGGGGTTTGCAGCCACAGGTGATGCTGGCCGGTTCCTACTACCTTAATACATGGGGTGTGCAGATCGAGCAGATACCAATGACGGATGTGCCGATAGGTTATGTGGGCGTTGTGATATCTTATATAGGAGAAGACGGCATAGACGTTACCGGCGAGACCTTTAAGCACGGCAACATTGTTTCTAAAGGCGACCGCGGTGTGTGGGTAGAACCGCTTGGACCCGGCAAGTATGCGATAAATACTTATACTACCAAACTGGAACCGGTACCTACCACCAACCTGGTGCTGAACTGGGCCAATGCACGCAGCGAATCGCACAACCTCGATAAGAACCTGTCGACCATTACGGTACGCTCTAAAGATGGTTTCCCTTTCAACCTGGATGTGGCACAGATCATACACGTGCCTGCCAATGAAGCACCTAAGGTGATTGCGCGTTTCGGCAGTATGACCAATCTGGTATCGCAGGTACTGGAACCTACCATAGGTAACTACTTCCGTAACTCGGCGCAGGACAGTGATGTCATTTCGTTCCTGAGCACAAGGAAAGAGCGCCAGGAATCGGCCAAGAACCACATCAAGGCGGTATTAGACGAATATAACGTGAATGCTGTTGATACACTGATCGGGGACATTGTACCTCCGGAATCGCTGATGAAAACGCTGACCGACCGTAAGATTGCGGAAGAAGAGCAGAAAACCTACCAAACCCAAAGAATGGCACAGGAACAGCGCCAGGGTGTGGAAAAAGAAACTGCGATTGCAGACATGCAGAAAGAGATCGTGCGTGCCTCACAGAGCGTTGAGATAGCACAGCGTACTGCCGATGCTACCGTGAAAAAGGCGGAAGGTGACGCCACAAGCCTTAAGCTGAATGTAAATGCCGAAGCCGAAGCTACCAAGATGAGGGCCAATGCCGAAGCGGAAGCCACAAAAGCAAGGGCCGGCGCACAGGCAGAGGCTACCAAACTTACTGCAAGCGCCGAAGCAGAGCGCATCTCTAAAACAGGTTTGGCTGAAGCCGAGAAGATCATGGCGATAGGTAAATCGACTGCGGAAGCTTACCAACTTCAGGTTTCGGCGATGGGCGGCGATAACTTTACCCGTTATAAAATTACCGAA